A genomic window from Methanoculleus sp. SDB includes:
- a CDS encoding B12-binding domain/radical SAM domain-containing protein codes for MKINWRTIKGTQNSYAALHAACLQENIRLRAVDHPEDDVTCYSLNSINAPHFIDEIRSASCITIAGGPHASARIAEIAAVADYVVVGEGEYTLPALIREIRNESGVIPPGVATREQVREAASCVLLDAYPPFSEVKGYIEITRGCPHACGYCQTPCLFGRRMRHRSVDRIVRAATAFRDVRFVTPNAFAYGSDGIHPRFDKLERLLSHLDNRIFLGTFPSEVRPEWVTDESLDLIDTYCANRRVHFGAQSGSNSVLRQLRRGHTVEDVITAVELCRDHDIIPVVDIIVGLPCETDEDQEATVRLARWITRYGSVHAHYFIPLPGTPLEGTAARPLLPETRRTLGRLALAGRATGAWMTPEVRFFRQNQNE; via the coding sequence GCCCTTCACGCCGCCTGCCTGCAGGAGAATATCCGCCTCCGCGCCGTCGACCACCCTGAAGACGACGTTACCTGTTACAGCCTCAATTCAATAAACGCTCCGCATTTTATTGACGAAATCCGCTCGGCATCCTGCATTACCATCGCCGGGGGGCCGCATGCATCGGCCCGGATCGCGGAGATTGCGGCCGTCGCCGACTACGTCGTCGTGGGCGAGGGGGAATATACGCTCCCGGCACTGATTCGTGAAATCAGGAATGAATCGGGCGTCATCCCGCCGGGAGTCGCAACACGGGAGCAGGTACGGGAGGCGGCTTCCTGTGTCCTGCTCGATGCTTATCCGCCGTTTTCCGAGGTGAAAGGCTATATCGAGATCACCCGGGGGTGTCCTCACGCCTGCGGCTACTGCCAGACACCCTGCCTCTTCGGCAGAAGGATGCGACACCGGTCCGTCGACCGGATCGTCCGGGCTGCAACTGCATTCCGCGATGTCAGGTTCGTCACACCGAATGCATTCGCGTACGGATCAGACGGCATTCATCCCCGGTTCGACAAACTCGAACGGCTCCTCTCACACCTCGACAACCGTATCTTCCTCGGCACATTCCCGAGTGAAGTCAGGCCGGAATGGGTGACCGATGAATCGCTCGATCTTATCGACACGTACTGCGCCAACCGGCGGGTGCATTTCGGGGCTCAGTCGGGGAGTAACAGCGTCCTCCGTCAGCTCCGCCGGGGGCACACCGTCGAGGACGTCATTACGGCAGTAGAGCTGTGCCGGGACCACGATATCATCCCGGTCGTCGATATCATTGTGGGCCTGCCCTGTGAGACCGACGAGGACCAGGAAGCGACGGTGCGGCTTGCCAGATGGATTACACGGTACGGCAGCGTGCATGCCCACTATTTCATCCCGCTTCCCGGTACTCCGCTCGAGGGAACGGCTGCCCGCCCGCTGCTTCCCGAAACGCGCCGGACACTCGGGAGGCTCGCGCTCGCGGGCAGAGCGACCGGCGCGTGGATGACGCCGGAGGTAAGATTTTTTAGACAGAACCAAAATGAGTAA
- a CDS encoding metallophosphoesterase — MTDVLLLADLHGQYGHMDAFLGLNPDMVIIAGDLTDCGPVGPVKEMLAQIEVPSFAIPGNCDMREIIDLIEESDTVCLHGTSIEIGAITLTGIGGSNPTPFKTPFELSEEEIARIMERATARMQRNVHNVLVAHAPPLDTLDCICGAHVGSASLKNYLRSFDLVCCAHIHEEKGVMECDGVKVVNPGPASEGNYALVHFGEESGDIRIDLRSV; from the coding sequence ATGACTGATGTGCTGCTCCTCGCTGATCTTCATGGTCAGTACGGACACATGGACGCATTTCTCGGGCTGAATCCGGATATGGTCATCATTGCAGGTGATCTGACGGACTGTGGCCCGGTGGGGCCGGTAAAGGAGATGCTCGCACAGATTGAAGTGCCGAGCTTTGCCATTCCCGGCAACTGCGACATGCGTGAAATCATCGACCTGATCGAGGAGTCCGATACCGTCTGTCTTCACGGGACATCGATCGAGATCGGGGCCATCACCCTGACGGGCATCGGCGGATCCAACCCCACCCCATTCAAAACGCCCTTCGAGCTCTCGGAAGAGGAGATCGCCCGCATCATGGAACGGGCAACGGCGCGGATGCAGCGGAACGTGCATAACGTCCTCGTGGCCCACGCACCACCGCTCGACACCCTCGACTGCATCTGCGGGGCGCACGTCGGAAGTGCAAGCCTCAAAAACTATCTCCGGTCGTTTGATCTCGTCTGCTGCGCCCACATTCACGAGGAAAAGGGGGTCATGGAATGCGACGGTGTAAAAGTCGTCAACCCGGGGCCGGCTTCCGAAGGAAACTACGCACTTGTTCACTTCGGCGAGGAGTCGGGTGACATCAGGATCGATCTTCGCTCCGTGTAG